Within Vannielia litorea, the genomic segment GCGCTGGCGCGAGAGCGTGCAGTTCATGGTGCACGAAGGCGTGACGGAATTCTGGGAGATCGGCGCGGGCAAGGCGCTCAGCGGCATGATCCGGCGGATCGAGAAGGAGGCGGCCACGGTTGCGGTGGGCACGCCCGAGGATGTGGCGGCGGCACTGGCCTCGCTGAACAAGGAGTGACAGGTGATGTTTGATCTGACGGGCAAATGCGCCTTGGTGACCGGGGCCTCCGGCGGGATCGGTGGCGAGATCGCGAAGGCGCTGCACGGCGCGGGCGCGACGGTGGGGCTGAGCGGCACCCGCGAGGAGCCGCTGAAGGCGCTGGCGGCCGAGCTGGGCGAGCGCGCCCATGTGCTGCCCTGCAACCTGGGCGATGCCGATGCGGTCACCGCCCTGCCCAAGCAGGCCGCCGAGGCGATGGGCGGGCTGGACATTCTCGTCAACAACGCCGGTGTGACCCGCGACAACCTCTTCATGCGGATGAGCGAGGAGGAGTGGGCGCAGGTGATCGAGGTGAATCTCACCGCGGCCTTCCGGCTCTGCAAGGGCGTGCTGCGGGGCATGATGAAGAACCGCTGGGGGCGGATCATCAACGTGTCTTCCGTGGTGGGCGCTACCGGCAACCCGGGGCAGGCCAATTATGCCGCCTCCAAGGCGGGGCTCGTCGGCATGAGCAAGAGCCTTGCCTATGAGGTTGCAAGCCGGAACATCACGGTGAACTGCATCGCGCCGGGGTTCATCACCACTGCCATGACCGACAAGCTCAACGACGAGCAGAAGGGCGCCATCATGGGGCAGATCCCTGCCGGCCGGATGGGTGACGCCTCTGAAATCGCCGCAGCGGCGCTATATCTGGCCAGCAACGAGGCCGGTTACACAACAGGAACCACCTTGCACGTGAACGGCGGGATGGCCATGATCTGACCGCAGGGGCGCCTTTTTGGCGCTCTTGGGAAAGCGTTTGCGTCCGCCTGAAACCGTGTTATAGGCGGCGCACATTTCGAGCGGCTTGGGGTGAAAGCCCTTGGCAGGCAGGGCCTTGGTGGAGACTCCACCCGGGGCAAGGGACATCGGAAGGGCGCGAAGGCCCGGAAACTTACGGAGAAATTTCATGAGCGATATCGCTGATCGGGTTAAGAAGATCGTGGTGGAACACCTGAGCGTCGAAGAGTCCAAGGTGACCGAGAACGCCTCGTTCATCGACGATCTGGGCGCCGACAGCCTCGACACCGTCGAGCTGGTCATGGCCTTCGAGGAGGAGTTCGGTATCGAGATCCCGGACGATGCGGCCGAGACCATCCAGACCTTCGGCGATGCGGTGAAGTTCATCTCCGAAGCCGCCTGATCGCCCGAGCGACAGGAGAAGACGAATGCG encodes:
- the fabG gene encoding 3-oxoacyl-[acyl-carrier-protein] reductase, coding for MFDLTGKCALVTGASGGIGGEIAKALHGAGATVGLSGTREEPLKALAAELGERAHVLPCNLGDADAVTALPKQAAEAMGGLDILVNNAGVTRDNLFMRMSEEEWAQVIEVNLTAAFRLCKGVLRGMMKNRWGRIINVSSVVGATGNPGQANYAASKAGLVGMSKSLAYEVASRNITVNCIAPGFITTAMTDKLNDEQKGAIMGQIPAGRMGDASEIAAAALYLASNEAGYTTGTTLHVNGGMAMI
- a CDS encoding acyl carrier protein, yielding MSDIADRVKKIVVEHLSVEESKVTENASFIDDLGADSLDTVELVMAFEEEFGIEIPDDAAETIQTFGDAVKFISEAA